The following coding sequences are from one Lysinibacillus sp. FSL W8-0992 window:
- a CDS encoding RelA/SpoT family protein, which produces MAKEQILTPEDVFDLVKSYMNEENVAFVKKAYELARDAHIEQFRSSGEPYIIHPVQVAGILAELQMDPETVAAGFLHDVVEDTEFTRDDLVREFGEEVAVLVDGVTKLGKIKYLSKEAQQAENHRKMFVAMAQDIRVILIKLADRLHNMRTLKHLPAEKQRRISKETLEIFAPLAHRLGISTVKWELEDTALRYLNPQQYYRIVSLMKKKRDEREAYLDNVMGEMKSQLSDVEIDADVYGRPKHIYSIYRKMVLQKKQFNEIYDLLAIRVLVDSIKDCYAVLGIVHTLWKPMPGRFKDYIAMPKQNLYQSLHTTVIGPYGDPLEVQIRTKEMHKIAEYGIAAHWAYKEGKKIDIEKQNVDQKLTWFREILEFQNESSNAEEFMESLKFDLFSDMVYVFTPEGDVIELPAGSVPIDFAYRVHSEVGNRTIGAKINGKMVPLDTPLKTGDIIEILTSKQSFGPSRDWLKIAQSSQAKNKIKQFFKRHLREENIIKGKEMIEKEIRSQDFDMKETMSSENLKRVCDKFNYTNEEDLYAAVGMNGITAQQVVNRLAEKRRKEREQEEALEKIEQKMKNPIPQKRTESGVIVKGIDNMLIRLSRCCTPVPGDDIVGFITKGRGVSVHRADCPNIQIEDEQERIIEVEWEHGLTPEKKEYPVDIEVSAFDRPGILNEVMQIVSETKTNILAVSGRADRDKIATIHLTISISNISHLHKVVERIKQTPDIYSVQRVIN; this is translated from the coding sequence ATGGCGAAAGAGCAAATTTTGACTCCTGAGGACGTTTTTGATTTAGTCAAATCCTACATGAATGAGGAAAATGTCGCATTCGTGAAAAAAGCATATGAATTGGCAAGAGATGCGCATATTGAGCAATTCCGTAGCTCTGGTGAACCGTATATTATTCACCCAGTGCAAGTTGCCGGTATTTTAGCTGAATTACAAATGGATCCAGAAACTGTGGCAGCAGGCTTTTTACACGATGTTGTTGAAGATACTGAATTTACACGAGATGATTTAGTCCGTGAATTTGGCGAGGAAGTTGCGGTACTTGTTGACGGAGTAACGAAGCTTGGGAAAATAAAATATTTATCGAAAGAAGCACAACAGGCGGAGAATCACCGCAAAATGTTTGTAGCAATGGCTCAAGATATTCGCGTCATCTTGATTAAGCTTGCTGACCGTCTGCATAATATGCGCACGTTAAAGCATTTACCTGCTGAAAAACAACGTCGTATTTCGAAAGAAACGCTTGAAATTTTTGCACCACTTGCACATCGTCTAGGGATTTCGACAGTAAAATGGGAGCTGGAGGATACTGCACTTCGATATTTGAATCCACAGCAATATTATCGTATTGTCAGTCTGATGAAGAAGAAACGAGATGAACGTGAGGCTTATTTAGACAATGTCATGGGGGAAATGAAATCTCAACTTTCTGATGTCGAAATTGATGCGGATGTTTATGGTCGTCCAAAGCATATTTACAGCATTTATCGTAAAATGGTGCTACAAAAAAAGCAATTTAATGAAATTTATGATTTATTAGCGATTCGTGTACTTGTTGATAGCATAAAAGATTGCTATGCAGTGTTAGGAATAGTCCATACTTTATGGAAACCGATGCCTGGACGTTTTAAAGATTATATTGCAATGCCAAAGCAAAACTTATATCAATCATTGCATACGACCGTTATTGGGCCTTATGGCGACCCACTAGAAGTTCAAATCCGTACAAAAGAAATGCATAAAATTGCAGAGTACGGGATCGCAGCTCACTGGGCATATAAAGAAGGTAAAAAGATTGATATTGAAAAACAAAATGTCGATCAAAAATTAACGTGGTTTAGAGAAATTTTAGAATTCCAAAATGAATCTTCTAACGCAGAAGAGTTTATGGAGTCATTAAAATTCGACTTATTCTCTGATATGGTGTACGTATTTACACCTGAAGGGGATGTTATTGAATTGCCTGCTGGTTCTGTACCTATCGATTTCGCATACCGTGTGCATTCAGAAGTCGGCAATCGTACAATCGGAGCTAAAATTAATGGTAAGATGGTACCGCTTGATACACCATTAAAAACAGGTGACATCATTGAAATTTTAACATCGAAGCAATCATTTGGTCCGAGTCGTGACTGGCTTAAAATTGCGCAATCATCACAAGCAAAAAATAAGATTAAGCAATTTTTTAAACGTCATCTGCGTGAGGAAAATATCATCAAAGGTAAAGAGATGATTGAAAAAGAAATACGCTCACAAGATTTTGACATGAAAGAAACAATGTCATCAGAAAACTTAAAACGTGTTTGTGATAAATTTAATTACACGAATGAAGAAGATTTATATGCGGCTGTTGGTATGAATGGTATTACGGCACAACAAGTTGTAAATCGTTTAGCCGAAAAACGCCGTAAAGAGCGTGAGCAAGAAGAAGCACTTGAAAAAATCGAACAAAAAATGAAAAATCCGATTCCACAAAAGCGTACAGAGTCAGGCGTTATTGTAAAAGGCATTGATAATATGCTTATTCGACTATCACGTTGCTGTACACCTGTTCCTGGTGATGACATCGTCGGCTTTATTACAAAAGGTCGAGGCGTATCAGTACACCGTGCGGATTGTCCTAATATCCAAATAGAGGATGAGCAGGAGCGTATAATCGAAGTTGAATGGGAGCATGGGCTTACACCAGAGAAAAAAGAGTATCCTGTCGACATCGAGGTTTCTGCCTTTGATAGACCTGGAATATTAAATGAAGTCATGCAAATCGTTAGCGAAACAAAAACGAATATTTTAGCTGTGAGTGGCCGCGCTGATCGTGATAAAATTGCGACCATCCACCTAACAATTTCTATTTCAAATATTTCACATTTGCATAAGGTTGTTGAACGCATTAAACAAACACCGGATATTTACTCTGTGCAACGTGTGATTAATTAG
- the dtd gene encoding D-aminoacyl-tRNA deacylase, translated as MKVVLQRSKAASVTVQGEVTGAIDKGYVLLVGITHEDTAEDAAYLAKKIANLRLWEDSEGKMNHSILEHGGAILSVSQFTLYGDTKKGNRPSFTSAARPEIAAPLWEAFNDALRGYGLQVETGIFGAMMDVALTNDGPVTILLESK; from the coding sequence ATGAAAGTAGTTTTACAGCGTAGTAAGGCCGCATCTGTAACGGTACAAGGGGAAGTTACAGGTGCTATTGATAAAGGCTATGTGCTTCTCGTTGGTATTACACATGAGGATACAGCAGAAGACGCCGCATACCTAGCAAAAAAAATTGCAAATCTACGCTTATGGGAAGATAGTGAAGGGAAAATGAATCATTCCATTTTAGAGCATGGTGGCGCAATCCTATCTGTATCTCAATTTACATTGTATGGGGATACAAAAAAGGGCAATCGTCCGAGCTTTACAAGTGCAGCAAGACCGGAAATAGCTGCACCGTTGTGGGAGGCTTTTAATGATGCTTTACGTGGATACGGCTTACAAGTAGAGACCGGTATTTTCGGTGCTATGATGGACGTTGCATTGACGAATGATGGTCCAGTCACGATCCTACTTGAGTCAAAATAG
- a CDS encoding DUF2642 domain-containing protein, with product MTQIGRISNPYLYETLKLMISQIIVVQTEKSIQQGILTSVLSDHIVIEFDHTPFFIRMEEIIWVTLDKINTNK from the coding sequence ATGACGCAAATAGGAAGGATATCCAATCCTTATTTATATGAAACACTTAAGTTGATGATTAGCCAAATAATTGTAGTGCAAACAGAGAAAAGTATCCAACAAGGTATTTTAACCTCTGTATTATCTGACCATATCGTTATCGAGTTTGATCATACACCCTTCTTTATTCGTATGGAGGAAATTATATGGGTTACATTGGACAAAATAAACACAAACAAATAA
- a CDS encoding SH3 domain-containing protein, which translates to MTTKLIHKTIIFVLLLTFLFPSIINKELVFADSSDLKVTGTILHLREGPGLSYPIITTLDEGDLLTSIGREGDWIQVKTDDYEGWVASWLTASINEQQTIDKTVISQVDRLNIRTDPDISSPVLGQLSTGNQAALITENGEWAKINWNGLVGWVSADYVTINETTEKTTTDQVVEVSTTTEPKGTTFTILVDTLNVRKKADLTSKKIGTVSNGQSFKVLAQEHNWVQIQYNNKKTGWVYSFYGTFSDTVKTTAKTSTSSSPSSSSSLESVTIIYNGTNLRTDATTTAEVVKRVDAGETYPIVGAKDDFYEIQLEDKTAFVANWVVSTSQSTAVTTSYTKSEPRKKGTLNGLTIVVDAGHGGNDHGTTGQRGTDEKDITLKTASLLASKLSAAGANVVMTRESDEYVALRKRVSVAHQHDADAFISIHYDATDNSSISGFTSYYLNNNQKGLAEAIHNGLASKINIKDRGTQEGNYLVLRENRQKAVLLELGFLSNANEERIITTAKFREQATLGIYQGILDYFDANE; encoded by the coding sequence ATGACGACAAAACTTATACATAAAACCATTATCTTTGTCCTATTATTAACATTTTTGTTTCCAAGTATCATCAATAAAGAACTAGTATTTGCCGATTCGAGTGATTTAAAAGTTACTGGAACTATACTTCATTTACGCGAAGGACCTGGGCTCTCTTACCCGATTATTACAACATTAGATGAAGGTGATTTGTTAACATCCATCGGTCGCGAAGGTGATTGGATTCAAGTAAAAACAGACGATTATGAAGGATGGGTAGCATCTTGGCTAACAGCTTCTATAAATGAGCAACAAACAATTGATAAAACGGTCATTTCCCAAGTTGATCGCCTCAATATCCGTACTGACCCGGATATTTCATCACCAGTCCTTGGGCAGCTGTCAACAGGCAATCAAGCAGCACTCATAACAGAAAATGGTGAATGGGCAAAAATTAATTGGAATGGACTAGTCGGTTGGGTATCTGCAGACTATGTGACAATTAATGAAACAACAGAAAAAACAACAACTGACCAAGTAGTAGAAGTATCTACAACAACCGAACCTAAAGGTACTACATTTACTATTTTAGTCGATACGTTAAATGTCCGCAAAAAGGCAGATTTAACATCCAAAAAAATAGGGACAGTTTCGAATGGACAATCTTTTAAAGTACTAGCACAAGAACATAATTGGGTTCAAATTCAGTACAATAACAAAAAAACTGGTTGGGTATACAGCTTCTACGGGACATTTTCTGATACGGTAAAAACGACTGCGAAAACTTCAACGTCATCATCACCATCATCATCATCCTCGCTTGAATCTGTCACAATTATTTATAATGGGACAAACTTACGTACTGACGCGACCACAACTGCGGAAGTTGTTAAACGTGTAGATGCTGGCGAAACCTATCCAATTGTAGGTGCTAAAGATGATTTTTACGAAATACAATTAGAAGATAAAACCGCATTCGTCGCAAACTGGGTAGTCTCCACTTCACAAAGCACAGCGGTAACAACTAGCTATACAAAATCTGAGCCTCGAAAAAAAGGGACTCTAAACGGACTTACAATTGTTGTCGATGCTGGTCATGGTGGAAATGACCACGGTACAACTGGTCAGCGAGGAACTGACGAGAAAGATATAACATTGAAAACTGCGTCTCTTCTCGCATCCAAGTTAAGTGCAGCTGGTGCAAATGTTGTGATGACACGTGAATCAGATGAATATGTTGCACTTCGTAAACGTGTATCCGTTGCCCACCAGCATGATGCAGATGCTTTTATAAGTATTCACTATGACGCTACTGATAATAGTTCAATTTCAGGTTTTACCTCCTACTATTTAAATAACAATCAAAAAGGGCTTGCTGAAGCAATACACAATGGCCTTGCAAGTAAAATTAACATTAAAGATCGTGGTACACAGGAAGGAAATTACTTAGTACTTCGTGAAAACCGACAAAAAGCAGTGCTTCTGGAGCTAGGTTTTTTAAGTAATGCCAATGAAGAACGGATCATTACAACGGCTAAATTCAGAGAACAGGCTACACTCGGTATTTATCAAGGCATTTTAGATTACTTTGATGCAAATGAATAA
- the hisS gene encoding histidine--tRNA ligase — translation MSFKVPRGTQDILPGQSEKWQKVEAIIRDICRVYRYNEIRTPIFEQTDLFARGVGETTDVVQKEMYTFEDRGGRSLTLRPENTAGVVRAYVEHKMFGAPDQPVKLSYLGPMFRYERQQAGRYRQFVQFGVEAIGSADPAIDAEVIALAMDIYESTGLKDLKLVINSLGDKVTRDAHRTALINHFEPHIHEFCSDCQNRLQKNPLRILDCKVDREHPLMATAPALTDFLTEESAAYFAQVKTYLDTLGISYEVDPNLVRGLDYYNHTTFEIMSTADGFGAITTLCGGGRYNGLVEEIGGPNVPGIGFALSIERLLLALEAEAVELDTESALEVYMIAMGDEAKLKAVELTSSFRAKGISTDMDYLDRKMKAQMKSADRLGAKYTIVLGETEIEEQAATVKHMASGEQQKVAFSELVNYLLNK, via the coding sequence ATGAGTTTTAAAGTGCCAAGAGGGACCCAAGATATATTGCCAGGTCAATCAGAAAAATGGCAAAAGGTCGAAGCAATTATTCGTGATATTTGTCGTGTGTATCGATATAACGAAATTCGTACACCTATTTTTGAACAAACAGATTTATTTGCGCGCGGTGTTGGAGAAACAACTGATGTAGTGCAAAAGGAAATGTATACATTTGAAGACCGAGGTGGTCGTTCATTAACATTACGTCCAGAAAATACTGCTGGGGTTGTTCGTGCATATGTTGAACATAAAATGTTTGGTGCACCCGATCAACCAGTGAAGCTATCTTATTTAGGACCAATGTTCCGTTATGAACGTCAACAGGCTGGTCGTTACCGTCAATTTGTACAATTTGGTGTTGAAGCCATTGGCTCAGCTGACCCTGCAATCGATGCAGAAGTGATAGCATTAGCAATGGACATTTATGAATCAACAGGCTTAAAAGATTTGAAATTAGTCATCAACTCACTCGGTGATAAAGTAACGCGTGATGCACACCGTACAGCACTAATTAATCACTTTGAGCCACATATCCATGAGTTTTGCTCTGATTGCCAAAATCGTTTGCAAAAAAACCCATTACGTATTTTAGATTGTAAGGTAGACCGTGAGCATCCATTAATGGCAACTGCCCCTGCATTAACTGATTTTTTAACAGAGGAATCAGCGGCATATTTTGCTCAGGTTAAAACGTATCTAGATACGCTAGGTATTTCATATGAAGTAGACCCGAATTTAGTACGTGGCCTTGACTACTACAACCATACGACATTTGAAATTATGTCAACAGCTGATGGCTTTGGCGCAATTACAACGCTTTGCGGTGGTGGTCGTTATAATGGGCTTGTAGAAGAAATCGGTGGTCCGAATGTACCGGGCATCGGCTTTGCGTTAAGTATCGAACGTTTATTATTAGCACTTGAAGCTGAAGCGGTAGAGTTAGATACAGAATCAGCATTAGAGGTTTACATGATTGCTATGGGCGATGAAGCGAAACTAAAAGCAGTCGAACTAACAAGCTCATTCCGTGCAAAAGGTATTTCTACTGATATGGATTATTTAGATCGAAAAATGAAAGCACAAATGAAATCTGCAGACCGTTTAGGTGCTAAATATACTATCGTTTTAGGTGAAACAGAAATAGAAGAGCAAGCAGCAACAGTAAAGCATATGGCATCTGGGGAGCAGCAAAAAGTAGCCTTCTCAGAATTAGTGAACTACTTATTAAATAAATGA
- the aspS gene encoding aspartate--tRNA ligase, which produces MAKRTHASNELSETLQGEHVVLKGWVQRRRDLGGLIFIDLRDRTGITQVVFSPDVAEAHALADKVRSEYVIEIEGKVILRSEDQINPNMPNGKIEVEATSLIVINTAKTTPFQIEDRTDVSEDLRLKYRYLDLRRPAMFDTFKMRSDVTRTIRNFLQNEGFLEVETPILTKSTPEGARDYLVPSRVHEGEFYALPQSPQLFKQLLMVAGFEKYFQIARCFRDEDLRADRQPEFTQVDIETSFLTQEEVLEMNERLIQAVMKDVKGIDIPAPFQRMKYQEAMDRYGSDKPDVRFGLELVALNEVFDGCDFKVFADTVAQGKQVKSINIKGAADKYSRKDMDELTKFVGIYGAKGLAWLKVTEEGLNGPIAKFFDEALAAALIERMGAEIGDILVFVADKADVVAASLGALRTKLGQDLGLIDESQFAFLWITDWPLFEYSEEDGRFKAAHHPFTRPFDEDIELMDTNPAAVRAQAYDIVLNGYELGGGSLRIYERDLQEKMFKLLGFSDEEAQAQFGFLLEAFEYGVPPHAGLAFGLDRFVMLLAGRNNLRDTIAFPKTASASCLLTDAPSEVSPDQLSELSLAIKTFKR; this is translated from the coding sequence ATGGCAAAAAGAACACATGCTAGTAACGAGCTTTCTGAAACGTTACAAGGCGAACACGTTGTATTAAAAGGTTGGGTACAACGTCGTCGCGATTTAGGTGGATTAATCTTTATCGACCTACGTGACCGTACTGGTATTACACAAGTTGTATTTAGTCCTGATGTAGCAGAAGCACATGCTTTAGCTGATAAAGTACGTAGCGAATACGTAATCGAAATTGAAGGAAAAGTAATTCTTCGTTCGGAAGATCAAATCAATCCAAATATGCCAAACGGCAAAATTGAAGTGGAAGCGACAAGCTTAATCGTTATTAATACAGCGAAGACAACTCCTTTCCAAATTGAAGATCGTACGGATGTATCAGAAGATTTACGATTAAAATATCGTTACCTAGATTTACGACGTCCTGCAATGTTCGATACGTTCAAAATGCGTTCAGACGTAACACGTACAATTCGTAACTTCTTACAAAATGAGGGCTTCCTAGAAGTAGAAACGCCTATTTTAACAAAATCAACGCCAGAAGGTGCTCGTGACTACTTAGTACCATCTCGTGTACACGAAGGCGAGTTTTATGCATTACCACAATCTCCGCAACTATTTAAACAATTATTAATGGTAGCTGGATTTGAAAAGTATTTCCAAATTGCTCGTTGTTTCCGTGACGAAGACTTACGTGCTGACCGTCAACCTGAATTTACACAAGTTGATATCGAAACAAGCTTCTTAACACAAGAAGAAGTTTTAGAAATGAACGAACGTTTAATTCAAGCTGTTATGAAAGATGTAAAAGGCATCGATATTCCTGCGCCATTCCAACGCATGAAATACCAAGAAGCAATGGATCGTTACGGCTCAGATAAACCAGATGTTCGCTTCGGTTTAGAATTAGTAGCGTTAAACGAAGTTTTCGATGGCTGTGATTTCAAAGTATTTGCTGATACAGTAGCACAAGGCAAGCAAGTGAAAAGTATCAACATTAAAGGTGCGGCTGATAAATACTCTCGTAAAGATATGGATGAGCTTACAAAATTCGTTGGTATTTACGGCGCAAAAGGTCTTGCTTGGTTGAAAGTAACAGAAGAAGGATTAAATGGACCAATCGCAAAATTCTTTGATGAAGCATTAGCTGCTGCATTAATCGAGCGTATGGGTGCTGAAATCGGTGATATTTTAGTATTTGTAGCTGACAAAGCTGATGTAGTTGCAGCATCTCTAGGTGCTCTTCGTACAAAATTAGGTCAAGATTTAGGCTTAATCGATGAGTCACAATTTGCTTTCTTATGGATTACGGACTGGCCTTTATTCGAGTACTCTGAAGAAGATGGCCGATTCAAAGCTGCGCACCATCCATTCACTCGTCCATTTGACGAAGATATCGAATTAATGGATACAAACCCTGCTGCAGTTCGCGCACAAGCTTACGATATCGTATTAAACGGCTATGAGCTTGGCGGTGGTTCATTACGTATTTATGAGCGTGATTTACAAGAAAAAATGTTTAAACTACTTGGTTTCTCAGATGAGGAAGCACAAGCACAATTTGGCTTCTTATTAGAAGCGTTTGAATATGGCGTGCCTCCACATGCAGGTCTTGCATTTGGTCTTGACCGTTTCGTAATGTTACTTGCTGGTCGTAATAATTTACGTGATACAATTGCATTCCCGAAAACAGCAAGTGCAAGTTGCTTATTGACAGATGCTCCAAGTGAAGTGTCTCCAGATCAATTAAGCGAATTAAGTTTGGCAATTAAAACATTTAAAAGATAA
- the nagA gene encoding N-acetylglucosamine-6-phosphate deacetylase, with product MSSTLLISNVTIVNHNEIPFKGDVLIENGKIIKVGKELFDKAEQYIEGKGKDLLLFPGYIDMHIHGSAGNDAMDATQQALHNMAASLVKEGVTGFLATTMTQAPEAIENALKTISQFEDGDNEASLLGIHVEGPYVSTKRAGAQPIDYMILPSSEQFAQWQTLSNNRIKQITIAPELEGGFPFIEELYKQGVIVSIGHSDATFEEVERAVALGVRQATHLYNQMRPFHHRDPGVVGGVLVEDAVKVEIIADFVHCHPMSVKLAYRVKGAAGIILITDAMRAKGLQYGDYDLGGQTVHVTESGAHLPNGALAGSVLTMEQAVKNMKAVTNCSLSELVAMSSTNAAEQLQLRTKGRIAEGFDADVILLDQHLNIEKTICRGKIVFEK from the coding sequence TTGAGCAGTACATTATTAATTTCCAATGTAACGATCGTCAACCATAACGAGATACCTTTTAAAGGTGACGTATTGATTGAGAATGGCAAGATAATTAAAGTAGGTAAAGAATTATTCGATAAGGCAGAGCAATATATTGAAGGCAAGGGGAAAGACTTGTTACTATTTCCTGGCTATATTGATATGCATATTCATGGATCGGCAGGCAATGATGCAATGGATGCTACACAGCAAGCGCTTCATAATATGGCTGCGTCATTAGTTAAAGAAGGTGTCACAGGCTTTCTTGCAACGACGATGACACAAGCGCCAGAAGCGATTGAAAATGCATTAAAGACAATCTCGCAATTTGAAGATGGTGACAATGAAGCCAGTTTATTAGGTATCCACGTTGAAGGTCCTTATGTGTCAACGAAACGTGCAGGTGCTCAGCCAATCGACTATATGATTCTGCCATCAAGCGAACAATTTGCGCAATGGCAAACATTAAGTAACAACCGCATTAAACAAATAACCATTGCACCTGAGCTAGAAGGTGGCTTCCCGTTTATTGAAGAGCTTTACAAGCAAGGGGTTATTGTATCAATCGGTCATTCAGATGCAACATTTGAAGAGGTAGAGAGAGCAGTAGCACTAGGTGTCAGACAGGCAACGCATTTATACAATCAAATGCGACCATTCCATCATCGAGATCCAGGCGTTGTAGGGGGAGTACTTGTTGAAGATGCTGTAAAAGTCGAAATCATTGCAGACTTTGTGCATTGCCATCCTATGTCTGTAAAACTTGCCTACCGAGTTAAAGGGGCAGCAGGTATTATTTTAATTACAGATGCTATGCGTGCAAAAGGATTACAATATGGCGATTATGATTTAGGTGGTCAAACAGTCCATGTCACAGAAAGCGGAGCACATTTACCGAATGGAGCATTAGCTGGAAGTGTATTGACGATGGAACAAGCAGTGAAAAATATGAAAGCGGTCACAAATTGTTCGTTGTCAGAGCTTGTTGCAATGTCCTCAACAAATGCTGCGGAACAATTACAATTACGCACAAAAGGCCGTATTGCAGAAGGCTTTGATGCAGATGTCATTTTGTTAGATCAACATTTAAATATTGAAAAAACTATTTGTCGGGGAAAAATTGTATTTGAGAAATAA
- a CDS encoding GntR family transcriptional regulator produces MLDKNSHIPIYIQIEEVLKQRIYLEEYKIGENIPSERELSVQFDVSRMTVRQSITNLVNSGLLYREKGRGTYVANPKLEQPLMGLTSFTEDMRARGMEPTSKVLRFEKIVPPLDIAGDLMLERGEEVFFVTRIRSADSKPMAIERTYIPVKVYPELDEKKIMGSLYALIEAKFHQKIGNAIQQMEAAIVAKEDSKYLQINSTAPVLIIKRTSYLADGVPFELVRSTYRADRYKFISEIKR; encoded by the coding sequence GTGTTAGATAAAAATTCTCATATACCAATCTATATACAAATAGAAGAAGTATTAAAGCAACGGATTTATTTAGAGGAATACAAAATTGGCGAAAATATTCCATCAGAGCGAGAGCTTTCAGTTCAATTTGATGTGAGTAGAATGACTGTCCGTCAATCGATTACCAATTTAGTAAATAGTGGATTGCTTTATCGTGAAAAAGGCAGAGGTACTTATGTTGCCAATCCAAAGTTGGAACAGCCATTAATGGGATTAACAAGTTTTACGGAGGATATGCGTGCAAGAGGTATGGAACCAACTAGTAAAGTACTACGTTTCGAAAAAATTGTACCACCGTTAGATATTGCAGGAGATTTAATGTTAGAACGGGGTGAGGAAGTATTTTTCGTTACAAGGATACGAAGTGCCGATTCTAAACCGATGGCGATTGAAAGAACCTATATTCCAGTGAAAGTATATCCTGAATTAGATGAAAAGAAAATTATGGGTTCGTTGTATGCGCTTATTGAAGCGAAATTCCATCAGAAAATTGGCAATGCCATTCAGCAAATGGAAGCGGCAATTGTAGCAAAAGAAGATAGTAAATATTTGCAAATCAATAGTACTGCACCGGTTTTAATTATTAAACGAACAAGTTATTTAGCAGATGGCGTGCCATTCGAACTTGTGCGAAGTACTTATCGTGCTGATCGATACAAATTTATAAGTGAAATTAAAAGGTGA
- a CDS encoding SIS domain-containing protein: MMRAYFHELQRLLDLVLEQENTLLAEAAQMIVSRLQSGGIVQLFGCGHSHLLAQDAFYRAGGLVPVRPITVEPLTLYAGALTSSKNEKDPTIIVRHKDEFQFQENDVCIVISTSGRNNAPIDAALLAKQSGILVMSMQSLEYCEQPTRHISGKRLEDVVDVVINTHIPVGDGLLHHQQMQYAPASTVIGSAILQALFSHVIESLADCQEVLPVFESNNVESNKHHNELMIANYQSRINFE; this comes from the coding sequence ATGATGCGTGCTTATTTTCATGAACTACAAAGGCTATTAGATCTTGTGCTAGAGCAGGAAAATACGCTATTAGCAGAAGCTGCACAAATGATTGTTTCACGTCTTCAAAGTGGTGGAATTGTCCAATTGTTTGGTTGTGGACATTCACATCTTTTAGCACAAGATGCATTTTATCGTGCGGGAGGACTTGTGCCTGTACGTCCAATTACGGTCGAGCCATTAACTTTATATGCAGGAGCTTTAACATCTTCAAAAAATGAAAAGGACCCAACGATTATCGTACGACATAAAGATGAATTTCAATTTCAGGAAAATGATGTTTGCATCGTCATTTCCACATCTGGTCGAAATAATGCCCCAATAGATGCGGCATTACTAGCAAAACAGTCGGGTATCCTTGTTATGTCTATGCAATCACTTGAGTATTGTGAACAACCAACACGTCATATTAGTGGAAAACGTTTAGAGGATGTTGTGGATGTTGTTATCAACACACATATTCCTGTAGGGGATGGTCTATTGCACCATCAACAGATGCAATACGCACCTGCGTCGACGGTGATTGGTTCTGCAATTCTTCAAGCGCTATTCAGTCACGTTATTGAGTCATTGGCTGATTGTCAGGAAGTATTGCCTGTTTTTGAAAGTAACAATGTTGAATCGAATAAGCATCATAACGAATTGATGATTGCAAACTATCAATCTCGCATTAATTTTGAGTGA
- a CDS encoding HPr family phosphocarrier protein, which yields MKKTFKITTPEGLHARPTALLVSAVTPFESEVQLTYNDKSVNLKSIMGVMAQGIVTGSTITVSAQGADAKQLMQTVTEVIVTKGIGEEC from the coding sequence ATGAAAAAAACATTTAAAATTACAACACCAGAAGGTTTACATGCTCGGCCAACAGCGCTATTAGTAAGTGCTGTCACACCATTTGAGAGTGAGGTTCAGTTAACTTACAATGATAAGTCTGTCAATTTGAAGTCCATCATGGGGGTTATGGCGCAAGGCATCGTGACGGGAAGTACGATTACGGTTTCTGCACAAGGAGCAGATGCAAAACAGCTAATGCAAACAGTTACAGAAGTGATTGTTACTAAAGGAATTGGTGAAGAATGTTAG